The following are encoded together in the Salvia hispanica cultivar TCC Black 2014 chromosome 6, UniMelb_Shisp_WGS_1.0, whole genome shotgun sequence genome:
- the LOC125197236 gene encoding uncharacterized protein LOC125197236 isoform X2, which produces MMLTSEDEIQHLGGRPRRLDGRYGWAPEPRSGGSGSSPPTPTPTPPTRGTRTPYTPDEMMQMFKAYLAVSEDPDVGTNQIGETYWWRITRLHNETRPGGTIYRNDSMVHNCIFRANEAIGKFQGYYQQEERAAGSGKSELDIISAALATYQSLELKPFKYLSCWQEGRQHPKYKGGIVVPSSSSSSKRSRSVALSDGVSDDVATQLAGTNLGSPDAGPSISHRPQGRRRRPTAVAGRLHPPPLPLSLPLCHLNPRPTRCGPS; this is translated from the exons ATGATGCTGACATCAGAAG ATGAGATACAGCATCTCGGTGGACGCCCAAGACGCCTTGATGGGCGATacgggtgggcacccgaacccaGATCGGGAGGGAGCGGCAGCTCTcctcctactcctactcctactcctcctACTCGTGGTACTcgcaccccgtacactccggATGAGATGATGCagatgttcaaagcctacttggcagtctccgaagatccggacgTTGGCACGAACCAAATCGGGGAAAcgtattggtggcgcatcactcgtcttcacaatgaaacccggccggggggaaccatctatcgcaatgatagtatggtgcACAATTGCATCTTCAGAGCCAACGAGGCAATCGGTAAGTTCCAGGGGTATTACCAACAGGAAGAGCGGGCGGCGGGGAGCGGCAagagcgagctcgacatcatcagtgccgccttggcgacctaccaaAGCTTGGAGTTGaaaccgttcaagtacctAAGTTGTTGGCAGGAGGGGCGCCAACATCCGAAGTATAAGGGTGGCATAGTAGTAccctcctccagctcctccagcaaacggtcgaggtcggtagccctatccgacggcgtctccgatgatgtggctacccagcttgccggaactaacttgggtagccctGACGCTGGCCCGAGCATTTCCCACCGGCCGCAAGGAAGGAGGCGACGGCCAACCGCCGTCGCGGGccgactccatccgcccccgCTCCCGCTCTcgctccctttgtgccacCTCAATCCCCGACCAACTCGTTGTGGACCCTCTTGA
- the LOC125197236 gene encoding uncharacterized protein LOC125197236 isoform X1, with product MMLTSEDKTVLIVLNFTTEIKAKSDEIQHLGGRPRRLDGRYGWAPEPRSGGSGSSPPTPTPTPPTRGTRTPYTPDEMMQMFKAYLAVSEDPDVGTNQIGETYWWRITRLHNETRPGGTIYRNDSMVHNCIFRANEAIGKFQGYYQQEERAAGSGKSELDIISAALATYQSLELKPFKYLSCWQEGRQHPKYKGGIVVPSSSSSSKRSRSVALSDGVSDDVATQLAGTNLGSPDAGPSISHRPQGRRRRPTAVAGRLHPPPLPLSLPLCHLNPRPTRCGPS from the exons ATGATGCTGACATCAGAAG ATAAAACAGTGCTTATAGTATTGAATTTTACAACTGAGATTAAAGCAAAATCAGATGAGATACAGCATCTCGGTGGACGCCCAAGACGCCTTGATGGGCGATacgggtgggcacccgaacccaGATCGGGAGGGAGCGGCAGCTCTcctcctactcctactcctactcctcctACTCGTGGTACTcgcaccccgtacactccggATGAGATGATGCagatgttcaaagcctacttggcagtctccgaagatccggacgTTGGCACGAACCAAATCGGGGAAAcgtattggtggcgcatcactcgtcttcacaatgaaacccggccggggggaaccatctatcgcaatgatagtatggtgcACAATTGCATCTTCAGAGCCAACGAGGCAATCGGTAAGTTCCAGGGGTATTACCAACAGGAAGAGCGGGCGGCGGGGAGCGGCAagagcgagctcgacatcatcagtgccgccttggcgacctaccaaAGCTTGGAGTTGaaaccgttcaagtacctAAGTTGTTGGCAGGAGGGGCGCCAACATCCGAAGTATAAGGGTGGCATAGTAGTAccctcctccagctcctccagcaaacggtcgaggtcggtagccctatccgacggcgtctccgatgatgtggctacccagcttgccggaactaacttgggtagccctGACGCTGGCCCGAGCATTTCCCACCGGCCGCAAGGAAGGAGGCGACGGCCAACCGCCGTCGCGGGccgactccatccgcccccgCTCCCGCTCTcgctccctttgtgccacCTCAATCCCCGACCAACTCGTTGTGGACCCTCTTGA
- the LOC125191971 gene encoding transcription factor bHLH168-like has product MKRNETSSQNKLLRKTIEKNRRIRMKALSFKLVSVIPDRHFSQPKELLSHIDQIDAASAYIKNMRERIEVLNRRKAQVISSYAARTGHDGAGHKYPILTVKELGLGVEVMLISGLNKNFMLSQVISVIEQEAAQVLSVNISRVGETIIHTIHAQAKISRVGVDTSRISDRIQEIISSNL; this is encoded by the exons ATGAAGCGGAACGAGACAAGTTCCCAGAACAAGTTATTGAGGAAGACCATTGAAAAGAATCGAAGAATTCGAATGAAAGCTCTTAGTTTTAAGCTTGTTTCCGTCATTCCAGATCGCCATTTCAGCCAACCCAAG GAATTGCTGTCACATATAGATCAGATAGATGCAGCATCTGCTTACATCAAGaacatgagagagagaattgaagtACTAAATAGAAGAAAGGCACAGGTCATAAGTTCCTACGCAGCCAGAACTGGTCATGACGGAGCCGGGCACAAGTATCCGATTCTGACAGTGAAGGAGTTAGGTTTAGGTGTAGAGGTGATGTTGATTAGTGGCCTAAACAAGAATTTCATGCTAAGTCAAGTGATTAGCGTAATCGAACAAGAAGCGGCTCAAGTTCTCAGCGTTAACATCTCCCGTGTTGGCGAAACCATCATCCACACTATCCATGCTCAG GCTAAAATTTCAAGGGTTGGGGTGGACACTTCAAGAATAAGTGATAGGATACAGGAGATCATTTCCTCAAACTTGTGA